A genomic stretch from Leptodactylus fuscus isolate aLepFus1 chromosome 10, aLepFus1.hap2, whole genome shotgun sequence includes:
- the LOC142219181 gene encoding uncharacterized protein LOC142219181: MDKDRRQMAERILKMTLEIIYLLTGEDYIVVKKISEEDEGWSRNQDPITVSPPHSLIHERNCYQEILDLTNKMAELLTGEVPIRCQDVTVYFSMVEWEYLQGHKDQYEDITDNHQTVLYSDESIKEEPSERSPPYAKWYFIPEEDHNVPQDEQVIKKKGIKVKPEDVTAEETCADVSQMCKEEEESPTDTSIDDRTKDDVRNLLLSPNSGIKSRNTLEDSHGEHLSRSSPTTTPSGLHGRDLCTDPTNPEDSSSGQSQIVEKEIGNKDGNVYPCSECGKNFSRKSILFLHKRIHRDERPYSCSECGKNFRWKSDLTVHERIHSGEKPYVCPECGKQLTRKSYLIEHLRTHSKEKPYSCSECGKCLKSKSLLNKHQRTHTGEKPYVCKECGKRFSQKSDVVIHWRTHTGEKPYVCSECGKCFTRKLFLMEHLKTHTGEKPFSCSVCGKCFSQKSNFNNHLLIHTGEKPFSCPECGKCYNHRSTLYQHKKRCHFNIQTVANGLPQMPGLSRPAHGDVFIFPNSLIEPVNAGAESGIDFLPLWRPPPRSPSIALRMDKSHMTKTILHLTVDIIYLLTGEDYCVIKQRSGERLFPSSNAYMLLRWNRSQSPDQDKNYEQEILDLTNKIIHLLTGEGEDLIDIKVEVTEEEELFGCSGEKYKEKEDEDGPVCIKTDGSLRCPSPPHTQDPSEQDEKGEILIDPKGPVFQNVGKTDKNQIGQLYKEEEIPTDAKTDGQNGGHDPSEESPKSLSEPGVERNNLKGSSSKIVSPPNLELLAPDCAQPFPGTTDTPEHRYFPLRDEYSITVTLQQDSPEEEKPFSCSECGKGFTKKSSLVRHRIIHMGEKPFSCTVCSKSFARKSTLVEHKKTHTCEKPYSCSDCGKCFVRKANLLDHQRIHTGEKSFVCPVCAKCFTNKTILVRHQKSHSGEKPFSCQECGKCFGHKSVLVKHQIVHTGEKPFPCSECGKCFTQKGNLLEHQKIHTGERPFFCSYCGKYFTNKAVLMRHQVTHSKQRPFTCAECGKCFMHKANLIKHEKSHMAESPR, translated from the exons ATGGACAAGGACAGAAGACAAATGGCGGAGAGAATATTAAAAATGAccctggagatcatctacctgctgactggagag GATTACATAGTAGTGAAGAAGATATCTGAGGAGGATGAAGGATGGAGCAGGAACCAGGATCCTATCACGGTGTCTCCACCTCACTCACTGATACATGAGAGAAACTGCTATCAGGAGATCCTGGACCTGACCAACAAGATGGCAGAGCTGCTGacaggagag GTTCCTATAagatgtcaggatgtcactgtctatttctccatggtggAGTGGGAGTATTTACAAGGACACAAGGATCAGTATGAGGACATTACAGACAACCATCAAACTGTCCTATATTCAG ATGAATCCATAAAGGAAGAACCATCAgagagaagtcctccatatgccaagtggtattttattccagagGAAGATCACAATGTCCCACAGGATGAGCAG GTAATAAAGAAGAAGGGTATAAAGGTAAAACCTGAAGACGTAACAGCAGAAGAGACATGTGCAGATGTATCCCAGAtgtgtaaggaggaggaggaaagtcCTACAGATACCAGCATCG ATGACAGAACCAAAGATGATGTGAGAAATCTCCTGTTATCTCCAAATTCTGGAATAAAATCTAGAAATACCTTGGAGGACAGTCATGGAGAACATCTCTCAAGATCTTCCCCCACAACTACACCCTCAGGCCTTCACGGCAGAGATCTATGTACTGATCCCACTAATCCTGAAGATTCTTCATCTGGTCAATCACAGATTGTGGAAAAAGAAATAGGAAACAAAGATGGCAACGTATatccatgttctgaatgtgggaaaaaTTTCTCACGGAAATCTATTTTATTTCTGCATAAGAGAATTCACAGAGATGAgcggccatattcatgttctgaatgtgggaaaaaTTTTCGTTGGAAATCAGATCTCACTGTACATGAAAGAATACACAGCGGGGAGAAGCCGTATGTatgtcctgaatgtgggaaacAGCTAACAAGGAAGTCCTACCTTATTGAACATCTGAGGACTCACTCAAAAGAGAAACCGTACTCATGTTCTGAGTGTGGGAAATGTCTAAAAAGCAAATCCCTTCTTAataaacatcagagaactcacacgggagagaagccatatgtATGTAaagaatgtgggaaacgttttagCCAGAAATCAGATGTTGTTATACAttggagaactcacacaggagagaagccatatgtaTGTTCTGAATGCGGGAAATGCTTTACAAGGAAATTGTTTCTCATGGAGCATCTTaagactcacacaggggagaagccattctcatgttcagtatgtgggaaatgttttagccagaAATCCAATTTTAATAATCATCTCTTAATCCACACGggcgagaagccattttcatgtccggaatgtgggaaatgttataacCACAGATCAACACTTTACCAGCATAAGAAGCGCTGCCATTTTAATATTCAGACGGTTGCGAATGGTTTACCTCAGAT GCCGGGACTATCAAGGCCAGCACATGGAGATGTCTTCATATTCCCAAATTCCCTTATTGAGCCAGTAAATGCTGGGGCAGAGTCAGGTATTGACTTTTTGCCCTTATG GCGACCCCCTCCAAGATCACCATCAATAGCCCTTAGGATGGACAAGAGTCACATGACCAAGACGATATTACATCTGACGGTGGATATAATCTacctgctgaccggagag GATTATTGTgttataaagcagagatctggtgaGCGACTCTTTCCCAGCAGTAATGCTTATATGTTATTACGATGGAACAGGAGCCAGAGCCCAGACCAGGATAAAAACTATGAGCAAGAGATCCTGGACCTCACCAACAAGATCATCCATcttctgactggagag GGTGAAGACTTGATCGATATTAAGGTCGAAGTTACAGAGGAAGAAGAATTGTTTGGTTGTAGTGGTGAGAAATACAAGGAGAAGGAAGACGAGGACGGTCCAGTCTGTATCAAAACAG ATGGATCCCttagatgtcccagtcctcctcACACACAAGATCCCTCTGAACAGGATGAAAAG GGTGAGATCTTGATAGATCCAAAGGGTCCAGTTTTCCAGAATGTGGGTAAAACTGACAAAAATCAGATTGGACAACTGTATAAAGAGGAAGAAATTCCTACAGATGCAAAGACAG ATGGACAGAACGGTGGACATGACCCCTCTGAGGAAAGTCCTAAATCACTTTCAGAGCCTGGAGTGGAAAGAAATAACCTCAAGGGTTCTTCTAGTAAAATAGTCTCGCCCCCAAATCTCGAGCTCCTAGCCCCTGACTGTGCACAGCCCTTTCCTGGTACCACGGATACTCCTGAGCATAGATACTTCCCTCTAAGGGATGAATATTCCATTACAGTTACTTtgcagcaggacagtcctgaAGAAGAAAAGCCATTTTCTTGCTCTGAATGCGGAAAAGGATTCACAAAGAAGTCCTCTCTTGTTCGGCATCGGATAATCCACATGGGCGAGAAGCCATTTTCGTGTACAGTTTGTAGTAAATCTTTTGCCCGTAAATCGACCCTTGTTGAACATAAGAAAACTCACACCTGCGAAAAGCCGTATTCCTGCTCGGATTGTGGGAAGTGTTTTGTAAGGAAGGCAAATCTTCTCGACCACCAGAGGATCCACACAGGAGAAAAGTCATTTGTGTGCCCAGTGTGTGCAAAATGCTTCACCAATAAGACAATCCTGGTGAGACATCAGAAGAGTCACTCGGGGGAGAAGCCCTTCTCATGCCAAGAGTGCGGCAAGTGCTTCGGACATAAATCTGTCCTGGTGAAACATCAGATTGTTCACACCGGCGAGAAACCCTTCCCGTGCTCAGAGTGCGGAAAATGCTTCACACAGAAAGGGAACCTGTTAGAGCATCAGAAgattcacacgggggagaggcCGTTCTTCTGCTCCTACTGCGGCAAATATTTCACCAACAAAGCCGTTCTTATGAGGCATCAGGTGACACACTCGAAGCAGAGGCCATTTACCTGCGCAGAATGCGGCAAATGTTTTATGCACAAAGCGAATCTTATTAAACATGAGAAATCTCACATGGCGGAGTCTCCGCGATGA
- the LOC142183050 gene encoding uncharacterized protein LOC142183050 yields MDPNRSQMTGVLNLTLEIIYMLTGEDYTVVKKTSREHDAHGLERLNRTRGAILDLPPNSLLHGRTNDKKLLELTNKVIHLLTGEVWQYLEGHTNLYVVMDNPQLLSSFDLSETTREQGLHQDGHFASTEIHKPTDHTLIKEEPTSCDNGCNTGDLTSANSTPFKVEPVSCEENNLVRHDISTDTDHTAHEFSAHVKKELCDPVFLDSDMYMPSGCTELDYTVAHNLGDLGCGIHKIDESLSAFTSFSDVDEQLSENQMPCRSLLASNKGTTTGKEQYSPSGHWSLLSDQSNLAKPIKRPSGLKMFPCAVCQKCFSTKLGLIRHQISHVGQEKKLKNSLDFVAPQTVSDSVTKLSTGKRLEKSGEEHKVNPMDGRYRRCPHQKLLASQSGDHQDMTNAVCVECREVFAYKPQPQLNLTKKYTCAECGKGFSSSSHLIVHERIHTGEKPFMCTVCGKRFATKSTLVIHQRIHTREKPYSCTECQRRFPCNSQLIIHRRTHTGEKPYSCSECGKGFISNSDLLRHKRIHTGERPFKCAECGKCFSQKPHLREHQKTHRK; encoded by the exons ATGGATCCGAACAGAAGTCAGATGACCGGAGTCTTGAATCTTACTCTGGAGATCATCTACATGCTCACTGGTGAG GATTACACAGttgtgaagaagacctctagagaACATGATGCACATGGCTTAGAAAGGCTAAACAGGACCCGGGGCGCCATTTTGGATCTGCCACCCAACTCACTTCTACATGGTAGAACCAATGACAAGAAGCTCCTGGAACTCACCAATAAGGTCATTCATcttctgactggagag GTCTGGCAATATTTAGAAGGACATACAAATCTTTATGTGGTGATGGACAATCCCCAGCTCCTCTCATCCTTTG ATTTATCGGAGACCACAAGAGAGCAAGGATTACATCAAGATGGTCATTTTGCCAGCACTGAAATTCATAAACCCACAGACCATACACTTATTAAGGAGGAACCAACCTCATGTGATAACGGATGTAACACGGGCGATCTTACAAGTGCCAATTCTACTCCTTTCAAGGTAGAACCAGTCTCATGTGAAGAAAATAATCTTGTCAGACATGACATTTCCACAGACACGGATCACACAGCACATGAGTTTTCTGCTCATGTTAAGAAAGAATTATGTGATCCAGTTTTTCTGGACTCTGACATGTATATGCCCAGTGGTTGTACAGAACTGGATTATACAGTCGCTCATAATTTAGGCGATCTTGGTTGTGGAATCCATAAAATAGATGAGAGTCTTAGTGCTTTCACTAGTTTTTCTGATGTTGATGAGCAGCTTTCAGAAAATCAGATGCCTTGTAGATCGCTTTTGGCCTCTAACAAAGGGACCACGACAGGGAAGGAACAATATTCTCCTTCTGGACATTGGAGTTTACTGTCTGATCAATCAAACTTGGCAAAACCCATAAAACGCCCGTCAGGATTAAAGATGTTTCCCTGTGCTGTGTGTCAGAAATGTTTTAGTACTAAACTAGGTCTTATTAGGCATCAAATATCTCATGTAGGACAAGAAAAGAAGCTGAAGAATTCTCTGGACTTTGTCGCACCTCAGACCGTTTCTGATTCGGTTACTAAGCTAAGTACTGGCAAAAGGCTGGAAAAGTCTGGGGAAGAACATAAAGTGAATCCTATGGATGGAAGATATCGGAGGTGTCCGCATCAGAAACTTCTAGCTAGTCAGTCAGGTGACCACCAAGATATGACAAATGCGGTTTGTGTGGAGTGTAGAGAAGTTTTTGCCTATAAACCACAACCACAGCTAAATCTTACCAAAAAGTACACCTGTGCGGAGTGCGGTAAGGGATTTTCCAGCAGCTCCCACCTGATTGTCCATGAAAGAATCCATACCGGAGAGAAACCCTTTATGTGTACGGTTTGTGGTAAGCGATTTGCTACCAAGTCTACTCTGGTCATCCATCAAAGAATACACACGAGAGAGAAACCATATTCTTGTACCGAGTGTCAGAGACGCTTCCCGTGTAACTCGCAGCTCATCATACACCGGAGAACAcacaccggggagaagccatattcctgCTCTGAATGTGGTAAAGGATTTATCAGTAACTCCGACCTCCTGCGCCATAAAagaatccacacaggagagagacctTTCAAGTGTGCCGAGTGCGGAAAATGTTTCTCCCAAAAGCCACATCTTCGGGAGCATCAGAAAACGCACAGAAAATAA